Sequence from the Oceanispirochaeta sp. M1 genome:
CATACATAACGATTAATTTTCATTGAACTTCCTTTGATGGGATTATGCACTATGAGATAAAATATACCTTAGAGAAAAGCTTGTAAAGAATCAGATCATTGTCATTTCTATTCTGCCGCCGATCCTGAGGGTATCTCCCTGTTTAAGTTTGATATATTTACCCGCAGTTATCTTCTTTCCATTGATCCAGGTACCGTTGCTGCTGTTCCTGTCCTGAATGAAATAACTTCCGCGGACTTGCTGTATCTCTATGTGAAAGCGGCTGACCATACCGTCTTCTATGACAAAGCTGTTTTTTTTATCTCTGCCTATGGTCATACGGCTTGTAACTTTTATCTCTTTGCCATTGAACAGGAGACAGCGGATGTTTTTCTTACCTACATTTTTC
This genomic interval carries:
- a CDS encoding FHA domain-containing protein encodes the protein MKDETIIQDSPVGRRLKNVGKKNIRCLLFNGKEIKVTSRMTIGRDKKNSFVIEDGMVSRFHIEIQQVRGSYFIQDRNSSNGTWINGKKITAGKYIKLKQGDTLRIGGRIEMTMI